Proteins encoded in a region of the Shewanella polaris genome:
- a CDS encoding DUF3549 family protein: protein MTEITTLSQFLTTANTQFQIYDLGRRVQHIDMLAFQQIDSLLAPYPYPIQGHAQFAIVFWQQQQLPYIWFVKLPLDEQGLLSPAPRTQFIKMILEALGRNPTQALTDEQQEQLANHPFSFKPNQHKLALFNALVRLQLGQPASSQYEFAAQYLSGQAAPDTWPQLGLQGLADICVRADQFNHIEDITNALDNAPIEVQAALCQCLEHINVDKRLAKLLFEKLNQAEDHLKVIYLAALASDVQYSMKAINHLNEQQLLDDNKLITIAARNWLALKDDLTRKGYLEALAKQPQHFFNQVFADIVAIPSLRSGLLADLRHPERSVQLATAIGGLFRATSL, encoded by the coding sequence ATGACCGAGATAACCACCTTAAGCCAGTTTCTGACGACCGCTAATACTCAATTCCAAATATACGATTTAGGTCGCCGGGTGCAACATATCGATATGTTAGCATTTCAGCAAATCGACTCTTTACTGGCACCATACCCTTATCCAATTCAAGGCCATGCACAGTTTGCTATTGTATTTTGGCAGCAACAACAATTACCGTATATTTGGTTTGTAAAATTACCTTTAGATGAACAAGGTTTGTTATCACCTGCGCCGCGAACTCAATTTATTAAGATGATTTTAGAAGCCCTCGGTCGTAATCCAACCCAAGCATTAACCGATGAACAGCAAGAGCAATTAGCCAATCATCCTTTTAGTTTTAAACCTAATCAACATAAATTGGCGTTATTTAATGCACTAGTTAGGCTTCAACTAGGCCAACCGGCATCGAGTCAATATGAGTTTGCCGCACAGTATTTATCAGGTCAAGCAGCACCAGATACTTGGCCACAGCTGGGTTTACAGGGATTAGCTGATATTTGTGTTCGCGCAGATCAATTTAACCATATTGAAGACATCACCAACGCACTTGATAACGCACCAATTGAAGTACAGGCTGCACTTTGCCAATGTTTAGAGCATATTAATGTCGATAAGCGCCTCGCCAAACTGTTATTCGAAAAATTAAATCAAGCCGAAGACCATCTAAAAGTAATATATTTAGCGGCATTGGCGTCAGATGTTCAATACAGTATGAAAGCGATTAATCATCTCAATGAGCAACAACTTTTAGATGATAATAAGCTCATCACCATTGCAGCACGTAATTGGTTAGCCTTAAAAGATGACCTAACACGCAAAGGTTATTTAGAAGCATTAGCAAAACAACCTCAGCACTTCTTTAATCAAGTATTTGCTGATATTGTGGCAATACCTAGCTTGCGATCAGGATTATTAGCCGACTTAAGGCATCCTGAAAGAAGTGTTCAATTAGCAACCGCAATTGGCGGATTATTTAGAGCAACCA
- a CDS encoding YqcC family protein: MISYSDLALILSFIFMLYLTSKNNLIKLEQLLKAYDLWSETPPPETAMVSTAPFCCDVMAFEQWLQFIFIPKMTELVVLRQPLPTNMALAPMAEHVWQSMPYGTIMVAQLQQFDAELSQR, encoded by the coding sequence ATGATATCATATTCGGACTTAGCCTTGATATTGTCGTTCATTTTTATGCTTTATTTAACCAGCAAAAATAATTTAATTAAATTAGAACAATTGCTTAAGGCCTATGATCTTTGGTCTGAAACACCACCTCCTGAAACTGCGATGGTCAGTACTGCGCCATTTTGCTGTGATGTAATGGCATTTGAGCAATGGTTACAATTTATTTTTATTCCCAAGATGACTGAGCTTGTAGTGCTACGACAACCTTTGCCGACCAATATGGCCTTGGCTCCTATGGCAGAACATGTTTGGCAAAGTATGCCCTATGGCACCATTATGGTTGCTCAGTTGCAGCAATTTGATGCTGAGCTTAGTCAGCGTTAA
- the truC gene encoding tRNA pseudouridine(65) synthase TruC produces MPSTTDTELDDDLHPPHIDILFEDEHIVAIHKPAGLLVHRSYLARRERFFAMQMTRDLVGCHVFPVHRLDRPTSGVLLFAKSSEVARLLCEQFANHCIKKHYLAIVRGNMHESGTLDYALKQEFDVLGDKHVDPNKAAQEAVTEYQPLLNTEIPFSSGRYPSSRYGLIKLSPHTGRKHQLRRHMAHLRHPIVGDTTHGDGKQNKFFREHFAINRLWLIAKSLQFIHPVTQQPMHIETELELEWLTIFKEFGWDDDLLSSEPSMLLS; encoded by the coding sequence ATGCCCTCTACTACAGATACCGAATTAGACGATGATTTACACCCTCCCCATATCGACATACTATTTGAAGACGAGCATATCGTTGCTATTCACAAGCCTGCAGGTTTATTAGTTCATCGCAGTTATTTAGCCCGTAGAGAGCGTTTTTTTGCTATGCAGATGACTCGAGATTTGGTGGGTTGTCATGTCTTTCCTGTGCATCGTCTTGATCGACCTACATCTGGCGTGCTGCTGTTTGCTAAATCCAGCGAAGTGGCTCGATTGTTATGTGAGCAATTTGCCAATCACTGTATTAAGAAGCACTATTTAGCGATAGTTCGTGGCAATATGCATGAATCTGGCACTTTAGATTATGCCTTAAAACAAGAGTTTGATGTTTTGGGTGATAAGCATGTTGATCCCAACAAAGCTGCTCAAGAAGCCGTGACAGAGTATCAGCCGTTGTTGAATACAGAAATACCGTTTAGTTCAGGCCGCTATCCTTCTAGCCGTTATGGATTGATAAAATTAAGCCCTCATACTGGGCGAAAACATCAATTACGTCGTCATATGGCACATTTGCGTCATCCAATCGTTGGAGATACCACGCATGGTGACGGCAAGCAAAATAAATTTTTCCGTGAACATTTTGCGATTAATCGTTTGTGGTTGATTGCAAAAAGTCTGCAGTTTATACATCCGGTAACGCAACAACCGATGCACATAGAAACTGAGCTTGAGTTAGAGTGGTTAACTATTTTCAAGGAATTCGGTTGGGATGATGATCTGTTATCATCTGAGCCAAGCATGCTATTAAGTTAG